The nucleotide sequence CAGATCGCTATGGTTGCGACGATCGACAACCACGACAGAACCGATCTCCGCATCAGTGGCCGCAACTCATCGCGTATTCCTGAGCGATCGAGGTACTCGAGTACCTACAAAGATAGGTCTAAAGACGTTGTAACCAGCATGGACAAAGGCTCGTCTACCCGCAGTCTGCAGTTGATAACGGACGAATGCATCGGCCGCGCTAGTTGCATTATGACCCAAGACCGTCGCATCCACCAGCAAAGGCACACCGTGAACGACCGATCCACCACTTAGGGTCAAGCTCGCAGTGGCATAGTCCTTCGCGAGGCTTGAACTGCCGAAATTGATGCTTGCGGGTAGAGAGATGTAGGGCAGATGAAGTTGAATAGCCTGGGATTCGAAGGCACTAGCCGCATCGAGTTGACCAGCCTCCAAGCGTGCCTCGAGCGATGTCTCAGAGAATACTTGTGCAGGGTTATCGACCGGCCCAAGATCTTGCTGAACCAGGCCCTTGGGCAGATGCAGTCTACGCACACCAAGCTCCACCATCTCGTAAAAGGCCTGGCCCTGAGGGTCGGTATTTGGGTTGGTGC is from Ferrimicrobium acidiphilum DSM 19497 and encodes:
- a CDS encoding extracellular solute-binding protein gives rise to the protein MSAALLAACGSNADSSTASHGQANVAYAGSLQLLNEHTVGPAFAKATGYGYSGRGAGSFGLSKEISSGEISPNVFESIGAAPITQLEPSRTSWYVSFAASPIVVVYNPHTSYAPTLKLISQGKLPLSRLFKLFASKGFLLGRTNPNTDPQGQAFYEMVELGVRRLHLPKGLVQQDLGPVDNPAQVFSETSLEARLEAGQLDAASAFESQAIQLHLPYISLPASINFGSSSLAKDYATASLTLSGGSVVHGVPLLVDATVLGHNATSAADAFVRYQLQTAGRRAFVHAGYNVFRPIFVGTRVPRSLRNTR